One window of Meiothermus sp. Pnk-1 genomic DNA carries:
- a CDS encoding carbohydrate ABC transporter permease codes for MMIRPQPRHRRSFGDLSERALAFWLLLPAGLLLGLIALYPVLRLVYTSFFHYQLTLGPEASFSGLENYTAALRDARFWNALKNTALIVLITVPGALVVGLGLALLANLPFRVKWPVRLGLLLPWALPLVFVGLIFQWFFDSQYGVVNDLIVRLGGERQFWLFKPDLAFWAICFTIIWKTSSFVALLLLAGLQTIPKELYEAAEVDGAGPFQRFWRVTLPLLTPAILVAMIFRTITAFQTFDIPYAMTKGGPGNATETLAMYVRVTSIENLNFGYGSALAVLLFLISMAITVLYLRYVRGADE; via the coding sequence ATGATGATCCGACCCCAACCCCGCCACCGCAGGAGTTTCGGCGACCTCAGCGAGCGCGCCCTGGCCTTCTGGCTGCTGCTTCCGGCGGGGCTGCTGCTGGGCCTCATCGCCCTGTACCCGGTGCTCCGGCTCGTCTACACCAGCTTTTTTCACTATCAGCTCACCTTGGGGCCCGAGGCCAGCTTCAGCGGGCTGGAGAACTACACCGCTGCGCTGCGCGACGCCCGCTTCTGGAACGCGCTGAAAAACACCGCGCTCATCGTGCTGATCACCGTTCCAGGGGCGCTGGTGGTGGGGCTCGGGCTGGCTTTGCTGGCTAATTTGCCCTTCCGGGTGAAGTGGCCGGTGCGCCTGGGATTGCTGTTGCCCTGGGCCCTGCCGCTGGTCTTCGTGGGCCTGATCTTCCAGTGGTTCTTCGACAGCCAGTACGGGGTGGTCAACGACCTCATCGTGCGGCTGGGCGGCGAGCGGCAGTTCTGGCTGTTCAAGCCCGACCTGGCCTTCTGGGCCATCTGCTTCACCATCATCTGGAAGACCAGCTCCTTCGTGGCGCTGCTCCTGCTGGCGGGTTTGCAGACCATCCCCAAGGAACTCTACGAGGCCGCCGAGGTGGACGGAGCCGGCCCCTTCCAGCGCTTCTGGCGCGTGACCCTGCCGCTTTTGACCCCGGCCATTCTGGTGGCCATGATCTTCCGCACCATCACCGCCTTCCAGACCTTCGACATCCCCTACGCCATGACCAAAGGTGGCCCCGGCAACGCCACCGAGACGCTGGCGATGTACGTGCGGGTGACCAGCATCGAAAACCTCAACTTCGGCTACGGCTCGGCCCTGGCGGTGCTGCTGTTTTTGATCAGCATGGCCATCACCGTGCTCTACCTGCGCTACGTGAGGGGGGCGGATGAGTAG
- a CDS encoding tagatose 1,6-diphosphate aldolase → MKTTPAKARAYARIGDAQMRFGTLAIDQRPPLFNLVAKALDKDPEAVGAEVAALKGLLAETLAKSVTGILIDPHYAFPAAMPLIPRETGLMLTLEHHRFQTVEGGWRKSAVIPGWSVERAVQMGADGLKLLAWHRPDAPAEVTEHQLELVRRVGEECQKADRLFIFEVLPYPLPGEDEATYSAKLRDLSLEVAAAFADPGFHIDLYKLAIPGAASLVKEWGGKGYSLDDLEAEMREYSKLPAPWLLLSGGLNTDQFVEAFERAVAAGARGYLAGRAIWQHPLRRYPDLEATRAALLEEGREALDRLNEILLTLPPLYPETDWVLPGVAG, encoded by the coding sequence ATGAAGACCACCCCTGCTAAAGCCCGCGCTTACGCCCGCATCGGCGACGCCCAGATGCGCTTCGGCACCCTGGCCATCGACCAGCGCCCCCCGCTCTTCAACCTGGTGGCCAAGGCGCTCGACAAAGACCCAGAAGCCGTGGGGGCCGAGGTCGCCGCGCTCAAGGGCCTGCTGGCCGAGACCCTGGCCAAGAGCGTCACCGGCATCCTGATCGACCCCCACTACGCCTTCCCCGCCGCCATGCCCCTCATCCCCCGCGAGACCGGGTTGATGCTGACCCTCGAGCACCACCGCTTCCAGACCGTGGAGGGCGGCTGGCGCAAGAGCGCGGTGATTCCGGGCTGGAGCGTGGAGCGGGCGGTGCAGATGGGCGCCGATGGCCTGAAGCTTTTGGCCTGGCATCGCCCCGACGCTCCCGCCGAAGTCACCGAGCACCAGCTCGAGCTGGTGCGAAGGGTGGGCGAGGAGTGCCAGAAGGCCGACCGGCTGTTCATCTTCGAGGTGCTGCCCTACCCCCTTCCCGGCGAGGACGAGGCCACCTACAGCGCCAAGCTGCGCGACCTCTCGCTCGAGGTCGCCGCCGCCTTCGCCGACCCCGGCTTCCACATCGACCTCTACAAGCTGGCCATCCCCGGCGCGGCCAGCCTGGTGAAGGAGTGGGGCGGCAAGGGCTACAGCCTCGACGACCTCGAGGCCGAGATGCGCGAATACAGCAAGCTCCCGGCCCCCTGGCTGCTGCTCTCCGGCGGCCTCAACACCGACCAGTTCGTCGAGGCCTTCGAGCGCGCGGTAGCCGCCGGGGCGCGGGGCTACTTGGCCGGGCGGGCCATCTGGCAGCACCCGCTGCGCCGCTACCCCGACCTCGAGGCCACCCGTGCGGCCTTGCTGGAGGAGGGCCGCGAAGCCCTCGACCGGCTCAACGAAATCCTCCTCACCCTCCCGCCCCTGTACCCCGAGACAGACTGGGTTTTGCCCGGAGTGGCTGGTTAG
- a CDS encoding fucose isomerase produces MLRIGLVPIVRPLFRGARFGLERASAQALQRLGAELGFALAYVSDPVAEATQAAAAARAAQAAGLDLLLVEHVTFATGDVLLPLLELPMPVGLWALPEVWDTGPLPQNAVCGLNLGVSLLEKPAKWFYGAPEDGWFRERLGLTLAALRGAKALRESRVLWLGGPAPGFFAFDALPEVGMRVERAGLEVLWEALDGVRDSDVDELAATFDELAEYPPEQLRQTFRLELALAQVARGYDGVAIREWPEIPDRLGVMAYSAMARLADRGHTFAPEGDVLGLAGQLALQAVSGQPAILLDISHFGAKGLMLWHGGEAPKAWAGGPTRLIPHFNRGLPAVRDMPLKAGPISGLRLLPGRRAVVHGGHLSGEKGYDGDSSWLVAASWAGAPQGPREFLASWLNHRLPHHLAVGLGEHQAALLEMCAWLGLEVLPAQPEENGLVWRG; encoded by the coding sequence ATGTTACGCATTGGACTGGTTCCCATCGTGCGGCCCCTGTTCCGGGGGGCCCGGTTTGGCCTCGAGCGCGCCTCGGCTCAAGCCCTCCAGCGCCTGGGCGCCGAGCTGGGCTTTGCGCTGGCCTACGTATCTGACCCCGTGGCCGAGGCTACCCAGGCCGCCGCGGCGGCGCGGGCGGCTCAGGCGGCTGGGCTGGACTTGCTGCTCGTCGAGCACGTGACCTTCGCCACCGGGGACGTGCTCTTGCCCCTCCTGGAACTCCCTATGCCGGTGGGCCTGTGGGCGCTGCCGGAGGTGTGGGATACGGGTCCGCTGCCACAGAACGCGGTCTGCGGGCTGAACCTGGGGGTTTCGCTGCTGGAAAAACCGGCCAAGTGGTTCTACGGTGCGCCCGAGGACGGGTGGTTCCGCGAGCGCCTGGGTCTGACCCTCGCCGCCCTGCGGGGGGCCAAAGCCCTGCGCGAGAGCCGGGTGCTGTGGCTGGGCGGCCCCGCGCCGGGGTTCTTCGCCTTCGACGCGCTGCCCGAGGTGGGGATGCGGGTGGAGCGGGCGGGCCTCGAGGTGCTGTGGGAAGCCCTCGACGGCGTGCGGGATTCCGACGTAGACGAGCTGGCCGCCACCTTCGACGAGCTGGCCGAGTACCCGCCGGAGCAACTGCGCCAGACCTTCCGGCTCGAGCTGGCCCTGGCCCAGGTGGCGCGGGGCTACGACGGGGTGGCCATCCGCGAGTGGCCCGAGATCCCCGATAGGCTCGGGGTGATGGCCTACTCGGCCATGGCCCGCCTGGCCGATAGGGGCCACACCTTCGCCCCCGAAGGCGACGTGCTGGGGCTGGCCGGGCAGCTGGCGCTGCAGGCCGTCTCGGGGCAACCGGCCATCCTGCTCGACATCTCGCACTTCGGGGCCAAGGGCCTGATGCTCTGGCACGGCGGCGAGGCCCCCAAAGCCTGGGCGGGCGGCCCTACCCGGCTCATCCCCCACTTCAACCGGGGCCTGCCCGCGGTGCGCGACATGCCGCTCAAGGCGGGGCCCATCAGCGGCCTGCGGCTCTTGCCGGGTCGGCGGGCGGTGGTGCACGGGGGCCATTTGAGCGGCGAGAAAGGCTACGACGGGGACTCGAGCTGGCTGGTGGCGGCGAGCTGGGCTGGAGCGCCCCAGGGGCCGCGCGAGTTCCTCGCGAGCTGGCTCAACCACCGCCTCCCCCACCACCTGGCGGTGGGCCTGGGCGAGCACCAGGCGGCTTTGCTGGAGATGTGTGCCTGGCTGGGCTTGGAGGTACTCCCGGCCCAGCCGGAGGAGAATGGGCTGGTATGGCGCGGGTGA
- a CDS encoding iron chaperone, producing the protein MPAKKAPGGFTAEEQAAMKERARELKAGKEGGESAALEKIAELPEPDRSMALRLHALIKASAPELSPKTWYGMPAYANREGKVVCFFQGAQKFKTRYATLGFTDAAKLDEGHMWPTAFALKALTPTEEAKIAELIKRAVG; encoded by the coding sequence ATGCCCGCAAAAAAAGCCCCTGGAGGATTCACCGCTGAGGAACAAGCCGCCATGAAGGAGCGCGCCCGGGAGCTAAAGGCGGGCAAGGAGGGCGGAGAGAGCGCCGCGCTCGAGAAGATCGCCGAGCTGCCGGAGCCCGACCGCTCCATGGCCCTCAGGCTCCACGCCCTCATCAAGGCCAGCGCGCCGGAGCTCTCGCCCAAGACCTGGTACGGGATGCCCGCCTATGCCAACCGGGAGGGCAAGGTGGTCTGCTTCTTCCAAGGCGCACAAAAGTTCAAAACGCGCTACGCAACCCTCGGGTTCACCGACGCGGCGAAGCTGGACGAAGGCCATATGTGGCCGACCGCCTTCGCGCTGAAGGCGCTGACCCCTACTGAAGAGGCTAAGATCGCTGAGCTGATCAAAAGGGCGGTGGGTTGA
- a CDS encoding PfkB family carbohydrate kinase, translated as MARVITLGWACLDQRFYLEHFPPTHSRTPVRGFRQAIGGPAAVAAQAVARLGGEALLLSRRGPDAVGESLEAALRAEGVRSRFTLGRETPVSAVLVAPDGERYIFPYRPELPAEPDWRPEEVLEGVGAVLIDHRWIRAGLALAEAARARGLPVVLDLDHDRPEAWELVPLASHVVASEELARQMGGVEALLERIPGWAAVTLGAEGVRHRGGHLPAFKVAVRDSTGAGDVYHGAFALGLAEGMGEEGALRFAAAVAALHVQNGEPPRRPEVEALLSSRRGEP; from the coding sequence ATGGCGCGGGTGATCACCCTGGGCTGGGCCTGCCTGGACCAGCGTTTCTACCTCGAGCATTTCCCGCCCACCCACAGCCGCACCCCGGTGCGGGGCTTCCGCCAGGCCATCGGCGGGCCGGCGGCGGTGGCGGCCCAGGCCGTCGCCCGGCTGGGGGGAGAGGCACTGCTCCTCTCCCGGCGCGGCCCGGACGCGGTGGGGGAGAGCCTCGAGGCCGCCCTGCGCGCCGAGGGGGTGCGAAGCCGCTTCACCCTGGGCCGCGAAACCCCCGTCAGCGCGGTGCTGGTAGCCCCGGACGGCGAGCGCTACATCTTCCCCTACCGCCCCGAACTGCCTGCCGAGCCGGACTGGAGGCCGGAGGAGGTGCTGGAGGGCGTGGGGGCCGTACTGATCGACCACCGCTGGATCCGGGCCGGGCTGGCCCTGGCCGAGGCGGCCCGCGCGCGGGGCCTCCCGGTGGTGCTCGACCTCGATCACGACCGCCCCGAGGCCTGGGAGCTGGTGCCCCTGGCGAGCCACGTGGTGGCCTCGGAGGAGCTGGCCCGGCAGATGGGCGGGGTAGAGGCCCTGCTGGAGCGCATTCCAGGCTGGGCCGCCGTGACCCTGGGGGCCGAGGGCGTACGCCACCGTGGGGGCCACCTCCCCGCCTTCAAGGTAGCCGTCAGGGACTCGACGGGTGCGGGGGATGTCTACCACGGCGCCTTTGCCCTGGGCCTGGCCGAGGGGATGGGCGAAGAGGGGGCCTTGCGCTTCGCCGCCGCGGTCGCCGCCCTGCACGTGCAAAACGGGGAACCCCCCAGGAGGCCTGAGGTCGAGGCGTTGTTGTCATCAAGAAGAGGTGAACCATGA
- a CDS encoding carbohydrate ABC transporter permease — MNPFKNPRLWLWIAAALVVVNGFFPAVWIFFTSLKLEGELTRIPITYWPQNPTFQNYLQAFREQPLGRYFLNSVIVAVGSTLLCVGVASLAAYALARLHVPRRNLILSLLVGVSMFPVASLMVPLYQTFTELGLRNNYLALILPHAALSLPVATLTLVSFFAGIPRDLEAAAMVDGSTRLGALWRIVVPLSAPGVFTAAILAFVNSWDEFLLASTLLPAKAMRTLPVGIQLYQGEYVFPWPLISAALVVALVPVALVIALFQERVVGGLTQGGVKG, encoded by the coding sequence ATGAACCCCTTCAAGAACCCGCGCCTGTGGCTGTGGATCGCCGCGGCCCTCGTGGTGGTCAACGGCTTCTTCCCGGCGGTATGGATCTTCTTCACCTCGCTGAAGCTCGAGGGCGAACTCACGCGCATCCCCATCACCTACTGGCCGCAAAACCCCACCTTCCAGAACTACCTCCAGGCCTTTCGCGAGCAGCCCCTGGGCCGCTACTTCCTCAACAGCGTGATCGTGGCGGTGGGTTCGACCCTGCTGTGTGTGGGGGTGGCGAGCTTGGCGGCCTACGCGCTGGCCCGGCTGCACGTGCCGAGGCGCAACCTGATCCTCTCGCTTTTGGTGGGGGTCTCGATGTTCCCGGTGGCCTCGCTGATGGTGCCGCTGTACCAGACCTTCACCGAGCTGGGCCTGCGCAACAACTACCTGGCCCTGATCCTGCCCCACGCCGCGCTTTCGCTGCCGGTGGCCACCCTCACGCTGGTGAGCTTCTTCGCCGGGATCCCGCGCGACCTCGAGGCGGCGGCGATGGTGGACGGCAGCACCCGCCTGGGCGCTTTGTGGCGCATCGTGGTCCCGCTCTCGGCGCCGGGGGTCTTCACCGCGGCCATCCTGGCCTTCGTCAACAGTTGGGACGAGTTTTTGCTGGCCTCCACGCTGCTACCGGCCAAGGCCATGCGCACGCTGCCGGTGGGCATCCAGCTCTACCAGGGCGAATACGTCTTCCCCTGGCCGCTGATCTCGGCGGCGCTGGTGGTGGCCTTGGTGCCGGTGGCGCTGGTCATCGCCCTCTTCCAGGAGCGGGTGGTGGGCGGCCTGACGCAAGGGGGGGTCAAGGGGTGA
- a CDS encoding ABC transporter substrate-binding protein, which translates to MKKLFWLALAVLVASFALAQQGTRLRVFIGGQQRPDVMRKILDIYQQRNPGVRVELEVGGATSDQQQQYLTTVLASRDPSIDVILIDVIRPAQYAAAKWSDTLDKYLPGVTRENLLKQYLPAYAKANVVNGQLIALPSFADAQFLYYRKDLLEKYGFKPPTTWDEAIKQAQTILAGEKNPNLNGIGFMGNISEGTVCSFLLPIWAAGGDVTDANNRLILTEAQARDALQFWLDLMDKYKVSPPNMAEKAQDTIRQEMQAGRWIFGTLFAYAWNRFQNDADSQVKGKIGVVPLPKFEGGRSASCLGGWQWTISDFSKNKAQAYKLVRFLSSPEVSKILAIEASNLPVFPALYKDPDVLKANPWFADALPVVQAARARPVHPRYTEIADVMRKALNAVLARTKTPEAAAKEVIDGLRAIYR; encoded by the coding sequence ATGAAAAAGCTGTTTTGGCTCGCGTTGGCGGTACTGGTGGCTTCCTTTGCCCTGGCCCAGCAGGGCACGCGGCTGCGCGTGTTCATCGGGGGGCAGCAGCGCCCCGACGTGATGCGCAAGATTCTGGACATCTACCAGCAGCGCAACCCCGGCGTGCGGGTAGAGCTCGAGGTCGGCGGGGCCACCTCCGACCAGCAGCAGCAGTACCTCACCACCGTGCTGGCCTCGCGCGACCCCTCGATCGACGTGATCCTCATCGACGTCATCCGGCCGGCCCAGTACGCCGCGGCCAAGTGGTCGGACACCCTCGACAAGTACTTGCCCGGCGTGACCCGCGAGAACCTGCTAAAGCAGTACCTCCCGGCCTACGCCAAGGCCAATGTGGTAAACGGCCAGCTCATCGCCCTGCCCAGCTTTGCCGACGCGCAGTTCCTCTACTACCGCAAGGACCTGCTCGAGAAGTACGGCTTCAAGCCCCCCACCACCTGGGACGAGGCCATCAAGCAGGCCCAGACCATCCTGGCTGGAGAGAAGAACCCCAACCTCAACGGCATCGGCTTCATGGGCAACATCTCCGAGGGCACGGTGTGCAGCTTCCTACTGCCCATCTGGGCCGCCGGGGGCGACGTGACCGACGCCAACAACCGCCTCATCCTGACCGAGGCCCAGGCCAGAGACGCCCTGCAGTTCTGGCTCGACCTCATGGACAAGTACAAGGTCTCCCCGCCCAACATGGCCGAGAAAGCCCAGGACACCATCCGCCAGGAGATGCAGGCCGGGCGCTGGATCTTCGGCACCCTCTTCGCCTACGCCTGGAATAGGTTCCAAAACGACGCCGACAGCCAGGTCAAGGGCAAGATCGGGGTGGTGCCGCTGCCCAAGTTCGAGGGCGGGCGCTCGGCGAGCTGCTTGGGTGGCTGGCAGTGGACCATCTCCGACTTCTCCAAGAACAAAGCCCAGGCCTACAAGCTGGTGCGCTTCCTCAGCAGCCCCGAGGTCTCCAAGATCCTGGCCATCGAGGCCTCCAACCTCCCGGTCTTCCCCGCCCTCTACAAAGACCCCGACGTGCTCAAGGCCAACCCCTGGTTCGCCGACGCCCTGCCGGTGGTGCAGGCCGCCCGCGCGCGCCCGGTCCATCCCCGCTATACCGAGATTGCCGACGTGATGCGCAAGGCCCTCAACGCGGTGCTGGCCCGCACCAAGACCCCGGAGGCCGCGGCCAAAGAGGTCATCGACGGCTTGCGCGCGATCTACAGGTGA